A section of the Streptococcus oriscaviae genome encodes:
- a CDS encoding DUF3307 domain-containing protein — MVYNPLSVYLLEQPALILLLIAHFLSDFQLQNQQMADRKKKKLTALITHLILVLIPLVFLALIFPLQNWDLFAQVWLSHLAIDYIKYFLSKKGFIKPAFEKSAFVLDQLLHLACIVIIYHETGVNLPADSLIVQMPGLSQLLLQVLFILIVTKPVNIVFKLFFNKYQTEEAVSNKKKTIAGAGALIGQLERLIMAIFLLFGQFAAIGLVFTAKSIARFNKISEDQAFAEYYLIGSLFSIISVLIVYALLIL; from the coding sequence ATGGTTTATAATCCTTTATCCGTATACTTACTTGAACAGCCGGCTCTCATTCTATTGCTGATTGCCCATTTTCTCAGTGACTTTCAGCTTCAGAATCAGCAAATGGCTGATAGAAAGAAGAAAAAGCTTACCGCCCTTATCACACATCTTATCCTTGTTCTTATTCCATTGGTCTTTTTAGCCCTTATTTTTCCCTTGCAGAACTGGGATTTGTTTGCTCAAGTATGGCTAAGCCATCTAGCAATCGATTATATCAAGTATTTTTTGAGCAAAAAAGGTTTCATCAAACCTGCTTTTGAGAAAAGTGCATTTGTCCTGGATCAATTGCTACATCTGGCTTGCATTGTTATCATCTATCATGAAACGGGTGTCAATCTTCCGGCAGACAGCCTTATAGTGCAGATGCCAGGACTTTCTCAGCTTTTACTCCAAGTTCTTTTCATTTTAATCGTCACAAAGCCCGTCAATATTGTCTTCAAACTTTTTTTCAACAAATACCAGACAGAAGAAGCCGTTTCAAACAAGAAGAAGACCATAGCAGGAGCAGGAGCGCTTATTGGTCAGTTAGAACGCCTGATTATGGCTATTTTCTTGCTTTTCGGACAATTTGCTGCCATCGGTTTAGTATTTACTGCCAAATCCATCGCCAGATTTAACAAAATCTCTGAAGATCAAGCTTTTGCAGAATATTATCTGATTGGTTCTTTGTTTAGCATTATCAGTGTACTAATCGTCTATGCCTTACTTATTTTATAA